One genomic region from Parerythrobacter aestuarii encodes:
- a CDS encoding alpha/beta hydrolase yields MIRTLLILVALYAFAALGLTLFQRSFLYPAPSGSGGVPSGFEVSEYPTDDGLTLRAGYRAAAKGKPTIVYFHGNGADWQSSVVATDRLVPQGYGVLAAEYRGYASNPGSPSEEGLYADGRAALAWLDERGLSPKDIVIIGNSIGSGVAVQMAQEVQPAALVLISPFNSLEQLAGEKVWWLPTSLLLRDRYRNDLKLGTIETPILILHGEADTMIPAAHGRQLAAANPRTVLQTFPRAGHELAWLDPAEQRTLEFLDEVLAR; encoded by the coding sequence GTGATCCGCACCCTTCTGATCCTTGTAGCGCTCTACGCCTTTGCCGCGCTGGGACTGACCCTGTTCCAGCGCAGTTTTCTCTATCCGGCACCGAGCGGCTCAGGCGGTGTTCCGTCGGGATTCGAAGTCAGCGAATATCCGACCGATGATGGCCTGACCTTGCGCGCCGGCTATCGCGCGGCGGCCAAGGGCAAGCCGACCATCGTCTATTTCCATGGCAATGGGGCGGACTGGCAATCGTCGGTCGTTGCGACGGACCGACTGGTGCCGCAGGGATATGGCGTGCTTGCGGCGGAGTATCGCGGCTATGCCAGCAATCCGGGCAGCCCGAGCGAGGAAGGTCTTTATGCCGATGGCCGCGCAGCGCTGGCGTGGCTGGACGAACGGGGACTGAGCCCCAAAGACATTGTCATCATCGGTAATTCGATCGGGTCGGGCGTAGCGGTGCAAATGGCACAGGAAGTGCAGCCCGCTGCGCTGGTGCTGATCTCGCCCTTCAACAGCCTCGAGCAGCTGGCGGGCGAGAAAGTGTGGTGGCTGCCCACCTCGCTACTGCTACGCGATCGCTATCGCAACGATTTGAAGCTGGGCACGATCGAAACGCCGATCCTTATCCTGCATGGCGAGGCGGACACAATGATCCCGGCGGCGCACGGGCGCCAGCTCGCCGCCGCCAATCCGCGCACTGTCCTGCAAACTTTCCCGCGCGCCGGGCACGAGCTGGCCTGGCTCGACCCGGCCGAGCAGCGGACGCTGGAGTTCCTCGACGAGGTGCTTGCTCGCTAG
- a CDS encoding integration host factor subunit beta, producing MIRSELLQALARDNPELRAEEVEQVVDTFFNEIAERLAEGGRVELRGFGAFSTREREARQGRNPRTGEPVDVPAKRVPYFKPGKEMRNALNS from the coding sequence ATGATCCGATCAGAACTGCTGCAGGCCCTTGCGCGCGACAATCCGGAATTGCGCGCCGAAGAAGTCGAACAGGTCGTCGATACCTTCTTCAACGAGATTGCCGAACGCCTGGCCGAAGGTGGCCGGGTCGAGCTGCGCGGTTTTGGCGCATTTTCCACCCGCGAGCGTGAAGCGCGACAAGGTCGCAACCCGCGTACCGGCGAGCCGGTCGACGTCCCGGCCAAACGCGTGCCCTATTTCAAGCCCGGCAAGGAAATGCGCAACGCGCTCAACAGCTGA
- a CDS encoding PilZ domain-containing protein yields the protein MATAQFAPDGGPQYHDATASVEQRAAPRYTLLLRQARLHCRTGEFLCVIRDVSETGLSIRTFHPLPPDHRMAIELVEKRPHLIEKVWEKEGEAGFRFKDAVSLDELLADDARFPRRQFRIEIDYPVEMCADGVISRASFTNLSQQGACLRCDRLLARDQLLSLRSPMLPGIEAKVRWRRDNIHGLVFEQTFSFRDFANLVARIQSVA from the coding sequence ATGGCTACCGCTCAGTTCGCCCCCGATGGAGGGCCCCAGTACCATGATGCAACCGCTTCGGTCGAACAGCGCGCCGCGCCGCGGTATACGCTGCTCCTGCGGCAAGCCCGGTTGCATTGCCGCACCGGTGAGTTCCTGTGCGTTATCCGTGATGTTTCGGAGACCGGGCTCAGCATCCGGACATTCCACCCGCTCCCGCCCGACCACCGCATGGCAATCGAGCTGGTTGAGAAGCGTCCACACCTGATCGAGAAGGTGTGGGAGAAGGAAGGGGAAGCCGGCTTTCGTTTCAAGGACGCAGTGAGCCTGGACGAGCTCTTGGCCGACGATGCCCGTTTCCCCCGCCGCCAGTTCCGGATCGAAATCGACTATCCGGTCGAGATGTGCGCCGACGGTGTCATTAGCCGGGCGAGTTTCACCAACCTGTCGCAACAGGGTGCCTGCCTGCGATGCGATCGGCTCCTCGCGCGTGACCAGTTGTTGAGCCTGCGCTCACCGATGCTGCCCGGCATTGAGGCAAAGGTGCGCTGGCGGCGCGACAATATCCACGGGCTGGTGTTCGAACAGACCTTCAGTTTCCGCGATTTCGCTAACCTGGTGGCGCGGATCCAGAGCGTTGCCTGA
- a CDS encoding peptide MFS transporter has translation MATQSLPHGDSAGTILGHPKGLFVLFFAEMWERFSYYGMRALLIFYLTKHWLFSDSESGIIYGAYTALVYITPVLGGYLADRWLGQRKAVLYGAILLTFGHFLMGFEGAGGQDPASLNIFWLALAFIIVGSGFLKANISVIVGQLYPRTDVRRDGAYTIFYMGINLGAALGSLLCGYLGETYGWAYGFGAAGVGMLLGLIVFVVFKPLLLGRGESSNPEALAAPVMGIKLEWLLYVVGLIAVITCWWLVQNQAVVGTLLGVGGTILILYVLGEATFRFVHGSYSAAPTLPVALFGLGGLLAIAAFVGMFLGSIDESNATKLALGGFALSLVVVVWQSFLNRSEDRDRIFAAMFLIVGSILFWALFEQAGSSLNLFTDRHVDREFLGIEWPASTFQSINAIYIVLLAPLFAWLWTWLGRRGLEPSTPAKFGLALIQLGGGFLVLVAGSALGGNLTPVLFIFLIYLMHTTGELCLSPVGLSAMNRLAPAHMASLIMGTWFFASATGNFVAGLIAAATGSEAASGEGAGKQVVLDVYSQIGWVAIGVGVAVFIISPLIKKLMHLDTLKDEDLEGAKEAGLEAMEGGTHPTSKA, from the coding sequence ATGGCTACGCAATCACTTCCGCACGGCGATTCTGCGGGAACCATCCTTGGACATCCGAAGGGGCTGTTCGTCCTGTTCTTCGCCGAAATGTGGGAGCGCTTCTCCTACTACGGGATGCGGGCGCTGCTGATATTCTACCTCACCAAGCACTGGCTGTTTTCCGACAGCGAGAGCGGCATCATCTATGGTGCCTACACTGCGCTGGTCTACATCACTCCGGTGCTGGGCGGCTATCTGGCGGATCGCTGGCTCGGGCAAAGAAAAGCCGTGCTCTATGGTGCCATACTCCTGACCTTCGGCCACTTCCTGATGGGTTTTGAAGGAGCGGGCGGGCAAGATCCGGCCTCGCTCAATATCTTCTGGCTGGCTCTGGCCTTCATCATCGTCGGTTCGGGCTTCCTGAAAGCCAATATCTCCGTGATTGTCGGCCAGCTCTACCCGCGCACCGATGTGCGCCGCGACGGGGCCTACACGATCTTCTACATGGGGATTAACCTCGGTGCCGCGCTGGGCTCGCTGTTGTGCGGCTATCTCGGCGAGACGTACGGCTGGGCCTACGGTTTCGGCGCAGCCGGCGTCGGCATGCTGCTGGGCCTGATCGTGTTCGTTGTGTTCAAGCCGCTGCTGCTCGGCCGCGGTGAATCGAGCAATCCCGAAGCGCTCGCCGCTCCGGTCATGGGCATCAAGCTCGAATGGCTGCTCTATGTCGTCGGCCTGATTGCTGTCATTACCTGCTGGTGGCTGGTGCAAAACCAGGCCGTGGTCGGGACGCTTCTCGGCGTGGGCGGTACCATCCTGATCCTCTACGTGCTGGGCGAGGCGACTTTCCGTTTCGTCCATGGCTCCTATTCTGCGGCACCGACACTGCCGGTGGCTCTGTTCGGTCTGGGCGGCTTGCTGGCCATTGCTGCCTTTGTTGGCATGTTCCTCGGCAGCATCGATGAAAGCAATGCAACCAAATTGGCGTTGGGCGGTTTCGCTCTGTCGCTCGTGGTGGTCGTGTGGCAGTCCTTCCTCAACCGCAGCGAAGACCGCGACCGCATCTTTGCCGCGATGTTCCTGATCGTAGGTTCGATCCTGTTCTGGGCACTGTTCGAGCAGGCCGGGTCTTCGCTCAACCTGTTCACCGACCGTCACGTGGATCGGGAATTCCTCGGCATCGAATGGCCCGCGTCGACCTTCCAGTCGATCAACGCGATCTATATCGTCCTCCTGGCACCGCTGTTTGCGTGGCTGTGGACATGGCTGGGCCGTCGGGGCCTTGAACCGTCAACCCCGGCCAAGTTCGGCCTCGCGCTGATCCAGCTCGGCGGCGGCTTCCTGGTGCTGGTGGCCGGTTCGGCACTGGGTGGCAACCTGACCCCTGTTCTGTTCATCTTCCTGATATACCTGATGCACACCACCGGCGAGCTGTGCCTGAGCCCGGTTGGCCTGTCGGCGATGAACCGCCTGGCCCCGGCGCATATGGCGTCGCTGATCATGGGCACCTGGTTCTTCGCCTCGGCCACCGGCAACTTCGTCGCCGGCCTGATCGCTGCGGCGACAGGCTCCGAAGCGGCTTCGGGTGAAGGCGCGGGCAAACAGGTGGTGCTCGATGTCTATAGTCAGATCGGCTGGGTCGCGATCGGCGTCGGCGTGGCGGTCTTCATCATCAGCCCGCTGATCAAGAAGCTGATGCATCTCGACACGCTGAAAGACGAAGATCTCGAAGGTGCCAAGGAAGCCGGGCTCGAAGCCATGGAAGGTGGCACACACCCGACCTCCAAGGCGTAA
- a CDS encoding amidohydrolase family protein produces MNRLLTTLALGTVASLALAAPVAAQDFVIVNATVATGDGSAPVEDGVVIVDDGKIAYAGPRAGAGSLSTDTVYDVNGQWVTPGIFMPVTDLGLYDVGAVGESNDTSARGARFNAALDISTAVNPSSQHMAVGRNAGVTRASVAPNPGSAIFGGQGAMIDTGADPRAVMKPRAFQVVTLGERGGQIAGGSRAAAFLEFANALREAADYAAGRWSGEDNLLTQADAAALGNVISGEQPLYVRVDRAAHIRSVLGLRSSYPRLKLVLVGVAEGWMVAGEIAAAGVPVIVDPMEDLPVSFEQLGATQSNAGRMAKAGVKVAIGGLGGGTGEQPRNAAQFAGNLVALTKVPGATGLTWGEALAAITSVPAEISGYGGRYGVLQSGAIADVVIWDGDPLEVSSAVTRVFIDGIEQPQDNHQTGLRDRYKDLDESDLPKAYDW; encoded by the coding sequence ATGAACCGCCTCCTGACCACGCTCGCGCTCGGCACAGTAGCCAGCCTCGCCCTTGCCGCCCCGGTGGCGGCGCAGGACTTCGTGATCGTCAACGCCACTGTCGCCACCGGTGACGGCAGCGCCCCGGTCGAGGATGGCGTAGTAATCGTCGATGACGGCAAGATTGCCTACGCCGGGCCACGGGCGGGCGCAGGCAGCTTGAGCACCGACACCGTCTATGACGTCAATGGCCAGTGGGTCACGCCGGGCATCTTCATGCCGGTGACCGACCTCGGCCTCTACGATGTCGGCGCAGTCGGCGAGAGCAACGATACCAGTGCACGCGGCGCGCGCTTCAACGCCGCGCTCGACATCTCCACCGCGGTCAATCCTTCGTCGCAGCATATGGCGGTCGGCCGCAACGCGGGGGTTACCCGCGCATCGGTTGCACCCAATCCGGGCAGTGCGATCTTTGGTGGCCAAGGCGCAATGATCGACACCGGCGCCGACCCGCGGGCGGTGATGAAGCCGCGCGCGTTCCAGGTCGTGACGCTGGGCGAGCGCGGCGGGCAGATCGCCGGTGGCAGCCGCGCGGCGGCGTTCCTCGAATTCGCCAACGCCCTGCGCGAAGCGGCCGACTATGCCGCCGGGCGCTGGAGCGGGGAAGACAATCTGCTGACACAAGCCGATGCCGCAGCGCTGGGCAATGTGATCTCGGGCGAGCAGCCGCTTTATGTCCGGGTCGACCGGGCGGCGCATATCCGCTCGGTGCTGGGCCTGCGCAGCAGCTATCCCAGGCTCAAGCTGGTGCTGGTGGGCGTGGCCGAAGGATGGATGGTAGCAGGCGAAATCGCCGCAGCAGGGGTGCCGGTGATCGTCGATCCGATGGAAGACCTGCCGGTCAGCTTCGAACAGCTCGGCGCAACACAGAGCAATGCCGGACGCATGGCGAAGGCCGGAGTCAAGGTCGCCATTGGCGGTCTCGGCGGCGGGACCGGCGAGCAGCCGCGCAACGCCGCGCAGTTCGCGGGTAATCTCGTGGCTCTGACCAAGGTGCCGGGTGCGACGGGCCTGACATGGGGCGAGGCGCTGGCGGCGATCACTTCGGTTCCGGCGGAGATCTCCGGCTATGGCGGTCGTTACGGCGTGCTCCAATCTGGTGCCATCGCCGACGTGGTGATCTGGGACGGCGACCCGCTGGAGGTTTCCAGCGCAGTGACACGCGTCTTCATCGACGGGATCGAGCAGCCGCAGGACAACCACCAGACCGGGCTACGCGATCGCTACAAGGACCTCGACGAGAGCGACCTGCCCAAGGCATATGACTGGTGA
- a CDS encoding NnrU family protein, which produces MSTELASLIAASATFVGTHFLMSHPLRAAMVKALGANGFQIAYSVVSFGAIGWMYFAFKAAPVTTPLWTGFDDASWAVASVLTLLAMVLLAGSFVGNPALSAPGAEQAALKEPHGAFRITRHPMMWGFALWALAHAIAAPTARTLVVTIALAILALVGARLQDGKKEVLMGEAWAAWESKTSYWPKLGNIGAIGWKTWAIGTVIWLAASWAHIHPSGWAAGVWRWL; this is translated from the coding sequence ATGAGTACCGAACTTGCTTCCCTGATCGCCGCCAGTGCGACCTTCGTCGGCACGCACTTCCTGATGTCGCATCCGCTGCGCGCCGCCATGGTCAAGGCGCTGGGGGCTAACGGCTTCCAGATCGCCTATAGCGTGGTCAGCTTCGGTGCGATCGGATGGATGTATTTCGCCTTCAAGGCGGCACCGGTCACCACGCCGCTGTGGACCGGCTTCGACGATGCCAGTTGGGCCGTTGCGAGCGTCTTGACCCTGCTGGCGATGGTGCTGCTGGCCGGGTCCTTCGTCGGCAATCCCGCACTCTCTGCGCCGGGCGCAGAGCAAGCCGCTCTCAAGGAGCCACACGGCGCGTTCCGCATCACCCGCCACCCGATGATGTGGGGCTTTGCGCTATGGGCGCTGGCGCATGCCATCGCTGCACCGACAGCGCGCACGCTGGTTGTAACCATCGCTTTGGCAATCCTCGCATTGGTCGGAGCTAGGCTGCAGGACGGCAAGAAGGAAGTGCTGATGGGCGAGGCCTGGGCGGCATGGGAGAGCAAGACCAGCTACTGGCCGAAACTCGGGAACATCGGTGCGATCGGCTGGAAGACCTGGGCCATCGGTACCGTCATCTGGCTGGCGGCAAGCTGGGCGCATATCCACCCCAGCGGCTGGGCCGCCGGTGTGTGGCGCTGGCTCTAG
- a CDS encoding GtrA family protein, with protein MMALVHRLKDIVLVRYLLASVGALAVDLGSFLALLSAGTPAVIASAIGYTLGILAHWLLSSRTVFTGRVAERGIARTKQKAMFVISALAGLALTTAIVGGGDLAGIDPRIAKLVAVGASFALTWLLRSKVVFRHGE; from the coding sequence ATGATGGCACTCGTCCATCGGCTCAAGGACATCGTGCTGGTGCGCTACCTGCTCGCCAGCGTCGGGGCCCTGGCCGTCGATCTCGGCAGTTTCCTCGCCCTGCTTTCAGCCGGTACGCCTGCCGTTATCGCGTCGGCGATCGGCTATACACTGGGCATACTTGCGCATTGGCTGCTTTCCAGCCGGACGGTGTTTACCGGGCGCGTGGCCGAACGCGGTATCGCGCGGACCAAGCAGAAAGCAATGTTCGTGATCTCAGCCCTGGCCGGTCTTGCCCTGACCACCGCGATTGTCGGGGGCGGCGACCTTGCCGGGATTGATCCGCGTATCGCCAAGCTGGTAGCCGTAGGTGCAAGTTTCGCCCTGACCTGGCTCCTGCGCAGCAAGGTCGTGTTCCGCCACGGGGAATAA
- a CDS encoding GntR family transcriptional regulator, protein MSTANRPVYLRLRDMIAAAIMDGRYREGEMLPSVRAFAAEQGANPLTVAKAYQQFQADGLVEVQRGVGMYVVEGAAEKLRRAECDNFLAEEWPEIRDRIQRLGIEVEQLLSRSAKETA, encoded by the coding sequence ATGAGTACAGCAAATCGACCCGTTTACCTGCGCCTGCGCGACATGATCGCCGCCGCCATCATGGATGGCCGCTACCGCGAAGGCGAGATGTTGCCCTCGGTTCGCGCCTTCGCAGCCGAACAGGGTGCCAATCCGCTGACTGTGGCGAAAGCCTACCAGCAATTCCAGGCCGACGGGCTGGTGGAAGTGCAACGCGGGGTCGGCATGTATGTGGTTGAAGGCGCGGCGGAGAAATTGCGCCGGGCCGAATGCGATAACTTCCTGGCCGAGGAATGGCCGGAGATTCGCGATCGAATCCAGCGGCTTGGCATCGAGGTCGAGCAACTTTTGTCGCGTTCCGCCAAGGAAACCGCCTGA
- a CDS encoding NAD(P)/FAD-dependent oxidoreductase — protein MNTATSRELNVDVAIVGAGPAGLTAGYLLTKAGKTVAIIEKDETYVGGISRTVEHEGYRFDIGGHRFFSKSQQVVDLWNEILPDDFIQRPRMSRIYYEGKFYSYPLRAFEALSNLGILRSTACMVSYLWYKAFPIKNVKSFEDWTTNQFGQKLYSIFFKTYTEKVWGMPCNEMSADWAAQRIKGLSLWSAVVDGLKRSLGLNKKPNDGMETKTLLETFRYPRQGPGMMWEAARDKIVATGKGQVIMGYGLEQLASDGEGGWRMSATNKDGEKIVVKAGHAISSAPMRELGARLHPLPETSWNGTKLKYRDFLTVALMVEGEDLFPDNWIYIHDSKVQVGRVQNFRSWSPEMIPDEKMACVGLEYFCFEGDGLWDMADADLVDLATTEMKTLGLVDPKKVKSGAVVRQEKAYPVYDEEYAANVAAMRGELEHKYETLHLVGRNGMHRYNNQDHAMMTAMLTVENILAGERVYDIWCVNEDAEYHEAGDEGAEKALPAREAVTEDQAAALNSMRDVPERIVAGDDSDGEDRRVA, from the coding sequence ATGAACACCGCCACTTCTCGTGAACTGAATGTAGACGTCGCCATTGTCGGGGCCGGTCCCGCAGGCCTGACCGCCGGCTACCTGCTGACCAAGGCGGGCAAGACTGTCGCCATTATTGAGAAAGACGAGACCTATGTCGGCGGCATCAGCCGCACGGTCGAACACGAGGGCTATCGCTTCGACATCGGCGGGCACCGCTTCTTCTCTAAGAGCCAGCAGGTCGTCGACCTGTGGAACGAGATCCTGCCCGACGATTTCATCCAGCGCCCTCGCATGAGCCGCATCTATTACGAAGGCAAGTTCTACAGCTACCCGCTGCGCGCCTTCGAAGCGCTGTCGAACCTCGGCATCCTGCGCTCTACCGCATGCATGGTGAGCTACCTTTGGTACAAGGCGTTCCCGATCAAGAATGTGAAGAGCTTCGAGGATTGGACCACTAACCAGTTCGGCCAGAAGCTCTATTCGATCTTCTTCAAGACTTACACCGAGAAGGTGTGGGGCATGCCCTGCAACGAAATGAGCGCCGACTGGGCCGCCCAGCGCATCAAGGGCCTGAGCCTGTGGAGCGCCGTGGTCGACGGCCTCAAGCGTTCGCTCGGCCTCAACAAGAAGCCCAATGACGGCATGGAAACCAAGACCCTGCTCGAAACCTTCCGCTATCCGCGGCAGGGCCCGGGCATGATGTGGGAAGCCGCGCGCGACAAGATCGTCGCCACCGGCAAGGGCCAGGTGATTATGGGCTATGGCCTCGAACAGCTCGCTTCGGATGGTGAAGGCGGCTGGCGCATGTCGGCCACCAACAAGGACGGCGAGAAGATCGTCGTCAAGGCAGGCCACGCCATCAGCTCGGCACCGATGCGCGAGCTCGGCGCACGCCTGCACCCGCTACCCGAAACCAGCTGGAACGGTACCAAGCTCAAGTATCGCGACTTCCTGACGGTCGCGCTGATGGTCGAAGGCGAAGACCTGTTCCCCGACAACTGGATCTACATCCACGACAGCAAGGTGCAGGTCGGACGCGTGCAGAACTTCCGCAGCTGGTCGCCGGAGATGATCCCGGACGAGAAAATGGCCTGTGTCGGGCTCGAGTACTTCTGCTTCGAAGGCGACGGGCTGTGGGATATGGCCGATGCCGACCTTGTCGATCTCGCCACCACCGAAATGAAGACGCTCGGCCTCGTCGATCCGAAGAAGGTCAAGAGCGGCGCTGTCGTGCGGCAGGAGAAAGCCTACCCCGTCTATGACGAGGAATATGCCGCCAACGTGGCGGCGATGCGCGGCGAGCTGGAGCATAAGTACGAGACGCTGCACCTTGTCGGTCGCAACGGCATGCATCGCTACAACAACCAGGATCACGCCATGATGACGGCGATGCTGACGGTCGAGAACATCCTCGCCGGCGAGCGCGTCTACGACATCTGGTGTGTCAATGAAGACGCCGAGTACCACGAGGCAGGCGACGAAGGTGCCGAAAAGGCGCTGCCGGCCCGCGAGGCGGTGACAGAAGATCAGGCAGCTGCGCTGAACTCCATGCGCGATGTGCCGGAGCGGATTGTTGCTGGAGACGACTCGGATGGCGAAGACCGCCGCGTTGCATAA
- the msrB gene encoding peptide-methionine (R)-S-oxide reductase MsrB translates to MITNPNRRQMLGWLGAGASFGALTACGADPVEAKSFPIRKSEAQWRKELSKQEFWILREAGTERAYSSPLDKEKRAGTFVCAGCNNRLYSSRHKYDSGTGWPSFWQPIERGAVGTSTDYKLGYPRTEVHCADCGGHLGHIFSDGPKPTGNRHCINGVALDFIPA, encoded by the coding sequence ATGATCACTAACCCGAACCGCCGCCAGATGCTCGGCTGGCTGGGAGCTGGAGCGTCCTTTGGTGCGCTGACGGCCTGCGGGGCCGATCCAGTCGAAGCCAAGAGCTTTCCCATCCGAAAGAGCGAAGCGCAGTGGCGCAAGGAGCTGTCGAAACAGGAATTCTGGATCCTGCGCGAAGCCGGGACCGAGCGGGCCTATTCCTCCCCGCTGGACAAGGAGAAACGTGCCGGAACCTTCGTCTGCGCCGGTTGCAATAACCGGCTCTATTCCTCGCGCCACAAGTATGATTCGGGCACCGGCTGGCCCAGCTTCTGGCAACCGATCGAGCGCGGGGCGGTCGGTACATCGACCGACTACAAGCTCGGCTATCCGCGCACGGAAGTGCACTGCGCCGATTGCGGCGGACATTTGGGCCATATCTTCAGCGATGGGCCGAAGCCGACCGGCAATCGGCACTGCATCAACGGCGTAGCGCTGGACTTCATTCCGGCCTAG
- a CDS encoding amidohydrolase yields the protein MRLSALLTCGGALALAACSATGTAEDVNSASAADTDWSAPVGEDGQAPFPSTYTPYPGVPTALVGATVFDGAGNRIDNGVVFFSGGKIVSVGGPDTPIPADIAVFDGTGKFVTPGIIDIHSHLGDYPTPSVDAHSDGNEATSPTTPEVWAEHSVWPQDPGFSRALANGGITALQILPGSANLMGGRSVTLKNVPARTVQGMKFPGAPYGFKMACGENPKRVYGNRGRMPSTRMGNFAVNRQTWLDAKAYDGKKRDLAKETLKGVLDGEILVHNHCYRADEMALVMDMAKEMGYKVSTFHHAVEAYKIGDLLKANGVCSAIWADWYGFKMESYDGIQENAAFLQREGACVVIHSDDENGIQRLNQEAAKAQAAGRRVGIDISDATVIGWITLNPAKAMGIDSMTGSLETGKMADVVLWNGNPLSVYSRPEKVWIDGALMFDAMDPKRRPVSDFELGQPGEGDVK from the coding sequence ATGCGACTAAGCGCGTTACTCACTTGCGGAGGCGCGCTGGCGCTGGCCGCCTGTTCCGCCACAGGTACGGCAGAGGACGTCAACTCTGCCTCGGCGGCCGACACCGACTGGAGCGCTCCGGTCGGCGAGGATGGCCAAGCGCCTTTCCCTTCGACCTACACGCCCTATCCTGGCGTCCCGACCGCGCTCGTCGGGGCGACGGTGTTCGATGGGGCGGGCAACCGGATCGACAATGGCGTCGTCTTCTTCAGCGGCGGCAAGATCGTTTCGGTAGGCGGACCGGATACGCCGATCCCGGCCGACATCGCGGTGTTCGACGGCACCGGCAAGTTCGTCACCCCTGGCATCATCGACATCCATAGCCATTTGGGCGATTACCCGACCCCCTCGGTCGACGCCCATTCGGACGGGAATGAAGCGACCAGCCCGACCACTCCTGAAGTCTGGGCCGAACATTCGGTCTGGCCACAGGACCCGGGCTTCAGCCGCGCACTGGCCAATGGCGGGATCACCGCCCTGCAGATCCTGCCCGGCTCGGCGAACCTCATGGGCGGCCGTTCGGTGACGCTCAAGAATGTCCCGGCACGGACGGTGCAGGGCATGAAGTTCCCCGGTGCGCCCTATGGCTTCAAGATGGCCTGCGGCGAGAACCCGAAGCGGGTCTATGGCAATCGCGGGCGGATGCCCTCGACGCGCATGGGCAACTTTGCCGTCAACCGCCAGACCTGGCTCGATGCCAAGGCCTATGATGGCAAGAAGCGCGACCTCGCCAAGGAGACGCTCAAGGGCGTGCTCGACGGCGAGATCCTGGTCCATAATCACTGCTACCGCGCCGACGAGATGGCGCTGGTAATGGATATGGCCAAGGAGATGGGTTACAAGGTTTCAACCTTCCATCACGCGGTCGAAGCCTACAAGATCGGCGACCTGCTCAAGGCCAACGGCGTGTGCAGCGCGATCTGGGCCGACTGGTACGGTTTCAAGATGGAAAGCTACGACGGGATCCAGGAGAACGCCGCATTCCTGCAGCGCGAGGGGGCCTGTGTAGTGATCCACTCGGATGACGAGAACGGCATCCAGCGCTTGAACCAGGAAGCCGCCAAGGCGCAGGCCGCCGGACGACGTGTGGGGATCGACATTTCCGATGCCACGGTGATCGGCTGGATCACGCTCAACCCGGCCAAGGCGATGGGCATCGACAGCATGACCGGCAGCCTCGAGACAGGCAAGATGGCCGATGTGGTGCTGTGGAACGGCAATCCGCTGAGCGTCTATTCGCGGCCCGAGAAGGTCTGGATCGACGGTGCGCTGATGTTTGACGCGATGGACCCCAAGCGGCGGCCGGTGAGCGATTTCGAGCTCGGCCAACCGGGTGAAGGAGACGTCAAATGA